CATCGTGAACCTCTGTGGTTTGGTAGTTACGGCAATAACTACGGTTATTTTGGCGTGGTTAAATATGTCGTCCCGAAACCTTAGTCTCGCGAGTGGTACTCTCGTTGCAACCATAGTGCTCTTTGCTCTCCAAATGGCGTATGAGTTCCGCCCAGAGAAGATAAAACATCGCGTCTTCTCAGAAATTGGTAATGCGCACGCAAAAGGGACCCAGGGCGGGCGCGCAAAAGGGGACCACCCATGGGTGAGAGAATAGCGCCCTTTTGGGGCGCCGTCCAGCCCTGGGGACTTCTCCCCGGGCCCCGTCAATGGACTTCCTTTTCACCCCCTTCCTTGGCCTTCAGGCTTTCCCGAAAGCGGTAGCTGTCTCCTTGGATGTCCACGATGTGGACTTTGTGCGTGAGGCGGTCCAGGAGTGCCCCGGCGAGCCGCTCGTCCCCGCCGAATATCTGGGGCCATTGTGAGAAGGGGAGGTTGGTGGTGACCAGCGCGCTCGCCTTCTCGTAGCAGCGGCTGAAGAAGGCGAAGAGGTGCTCGCTCCCGGCCTGGCTGAAGGGGAGGTAGCCAAGCTCGTCCACGATAACCAGGTCCAGCCGGGACAGGCCGGCCTCGAGCTTGAGGAGCCGGCTCTCCTCCCTCGCTTCCAGATAGGTGGTCACCAGGCGCCCGGCGGTGAAGAATCTCGCTTTGAAGCCCTTCCGGCAGGCTTCCCGGCCCAGCGCGACGGCGAGGTGGGTCTTGCCCACGCCCGGGGGGCCCACGAGGATCACGTTCTCCTTCTTCTGGATGAACCGCCCCTGCGAGAGCTCCAATATGCGGCCCTTGTTGAGGGACGGGATGGCGGCGAACTCGAAGTCCGGCAGCTCCTTGCTGGAGGGGAACCCCGCCTGCTTGAGGCGCTTCTCGGCCGCCTTGCCCTCGCGGGCAGCGATCTCGCGCCCGGCGAGGAGTTCGAGGTAGTCCTCGTAGGTCCGCCCCCGCTCCGTGCATTGGCGCGCCGCCTGCTCGTGCTCCCTCGCGAATACGGGGAG
The sequence above is drawn from the Elusimicrobiota bacterium genome and encodes:
- a CDS encoding ATP-binding protein translates to MSPAMSGGGQAVLLKSYLKALRLPVFAREHEQAARQCTERGRTYEDYLELLAGREIAAREGKAAEKRLKQAGFPSSKELPDFEFAAIPSLNKGRILELSQGRFIQKKENVILVGPPGVGKTHLAVALGREACRKGFKARFFTAGRLVTTYLEAREESRLLKLEAGLSRLDLVIVDELGYLPFSQAGSEHLFAFFSRCYEKASALVTTNLPFSQWPQIFGGDERLAGALLDRLTHKVHIVDIQGDSYRFRESLKAKEGGEKEVH